One stretch of Candidatus Sulfotelmatobacter sp. DNA includes these proteins:
- a CDS encoding ABC transporter permease, with the protein MPDHAPAPSGFTGKRLSDRALWQLSRARMVGFLREPEAVFWTFAFPLLMALALGIAFRNQGPQRSRVGVEIGPGADSVSVALSRSKDIEVVRVPADETDAALRRGKIAVLVRAGQSPPRVVYDPSRPETRLAFLVTVDALERAAGRTDRVGVVSDTRARPGSRYIDFLIPGLIGLNLLGTGMWGVGFPIAGARQQKLLKRMIATPMRRRDYLWSLVLARAVWLLLEVATVLGFGVIAFGTYVRGSWLAFALVVVIGAFAFSALGLLVVSRARTIEAVSGLMNFVMMPMWLLSGSFFSSERFPAVMQPLVQALPLTLVNNGLRAIMNESAGLAGVAPQLIALGAWGVVCFALALRLFRWE; encoded by the coding sequence ATGCCTGATCACGCGCCGGCCCCGAGCGGCTTCACCGGCAAGCGCCTGAGCGATCGGGCGCTGTGGCAGCTGTCGCGCGCGCGCATGGTGGGTTTCCTGCGCGAGCCCGAAGCCGTGTTCTGGACCTTCGCCTTTCCGCTGCTGATGGCGCTGGCGCTCGGTATCGCGTTCCGCAACCAGGGCCCGCAGCGCTCGCGCGTCGGTGTCGAGATCGGTCCGGGCGCCGATTCGGTGAGCGTGGCGCTCTCGCGATCGAAGGACATCGAGGTGGTGCGCGTGCCGGCCGACGAGACCGACGCGGCGCTCCGGCGCGGGAAGATCGCGGTGCTGGTGCGCGCAGGTCAATCGCCGCCCCGGGTCGTCTACGACCCGTCGCGTCCCGAAACCCGGCTCGCCTTCCTGGTCACGGTGGATGCGCTCGAACGCGCCGCCGGCCGCACCGATCGCGTGGGCGTGGTGAGCGACACGCGCGCGCGCCCGGGCTCGCGCTACATCGACTTCCTGATTCCGGGGCTGATCGGGCTCAACCTGCTCGGCACCGGCATGTGGGGCGTGGGATTCCCGATCGCGGGCGCCCGCCAGCAGAAGCTCCTCAAGCGCATGATCGCGACGCCGATGCGCCGGCGCGACTATCTCTGGTCGCTGGTGCTGGCGCGCGCGGTGTGGCTGCTGCTCGAGGTCGCGACCGTGCTCGGCTTCGGCGTGATTGCTTTCGGCACCTACGTGCGCGGCTCGTGGCTGGCGTTCGCGCTGGTGGTGGTGATCGGCGCCTTCGCGTTCAGCGCGCTGGGCCTGCTGGTGGTTTCTCGCGCACGCACTATCGAGGCGGTCTCGGGCCTCATGAACTTCGTGATGATGCCGATGTGGCTCCTGTCGGGAAGCTTCTTCTCGAGCGAGCGGTTTCCCGCGGTCATGCAGCCGCTGGTTCAGGCGCTGCCGCTCACCCTGGTCAACAACGGCCTGCGCGCGATCATGAACGAGAGCGCCGGGCTCGCCGGCGTCGCGCCGCAATTGATCGCGCTCGGCGCCTGGGGCGTCGTGTGCTTCGCCCTCGCTCTCCGACTGTTCCGCTGGGAGTAG
- a CDS encoding CUAEP/CCAEP-tail radical SAM protein, producing MKRVVLISTYDLGRSPLGLASPAAWLLEAGHRVTCCDLAVQPLDESAVREAEWVGFHVPMHTATRLALRVIPRVRALAPRATLVAYGLYAAMNADSLRAAGVRHLLSGEYESELTALIGAESDSAPRTLTPLDRLTFRVPDRDGLPPLDHYARLRVGEDERLVGAVEATRGCKHRCRHCPVVPVYGGRFRVVPREIVLEDVRRQVALGARHITFGDPDFWNGIGHALPLVRALHAEFPDLSYDVTIKIEHLLKHAEALSALRDTGCVLITSAVEAFDDAILRKLDKGHTRADFGRALALCRAAGIELQPTFVAFTPWTSLDGYAEMLDAIESFDLIEHVAPIQLALRLLITAGSRLLELEDVLDRVEGFDPERLVHRWRHPDSRVDDLQRQVQAQVERGIANRESRRAIFESVRQAAGRFGARSREPAGARRARAPGARSDRRAPVPFLTEPWYC from the coding sequence CCTGGCTGCTCGAAGCCGGCCACCGGGTGACGTGCTGCGATCTGGCGGTCCAGCCGCTCGACGAGTCGGCGGTTCGCGAAGCCGAATGGGTCGGCTTCCATGTGCCGATGCACACCGCGACGCGGCTCGCGCTGCGCGTGATCCCGCGCGTGCGCGCGCTCGCCCCGCGCGCGACGCTGGTGGCCTACGGGCTCTACGCGGCGATGAACGCCGACAGTCTCCGCGCTGCCGGCGTGCGGCACCTGCTGAGCGGCGAGTACGAGTCCGAGCTGACCGCGCTGATCGGCGCCGAGAGCGACTCCGCGCCGCGAACCCTCACCCCGCTCGATCGCCTGACATTCCGCGTTCCGGATCGGGACGGGCTTCCGCCGCTCGATCACTACGCGCGACTCCGGGTGGGCGAGGACGAACGCCTGGTGGGCGCGGTCGAGGCGACCCGCGGCTGCAAGCATCGGTGCCGGCACTGTCCGGTGGTGCCGGTCTACGGCGGCCGCTTTCGCGTGGTGCCGCGCGAGATCGTGCTCGAGGACGTCCGGCGGCAGGTGGCGCTGGGCGCGCGCCACATCACCTTTGGCGATCCCGACTTCTGGAACGGCATCGGTCACGCGCTGCCGCTGGTTCGGGCACTGCACGCCGAGTTCCCCGATCTCTCGTACGACGTCACCATCAAGATCGAGCATCTGCTGAAGCATGCGGAAGCGCTGTCGGCGCTGCGCGATACCGGCTGCGTGCTGATCACCAGCGCGGTCGAGGCGTTCGACGATGCGATCCTGCGCAAGCTCGACAAGGGCCACACCCGCGCCGACTTCGGGCGGGCGCTCGCCCTGTGCCGCGCGGCGGGGATCGAGCTGCAGCCCACGTTTGTGGCCTTCACCCCCTGGACTTCGCTGGACGGCTACGCCGAAATGCTCGACGCGATCGAATCGTTCGACCTGATCGAGCACGTCGCGCCGATTCAGCTCGCGCTGCGACTCCTGATCACCGCCGGCTCGCGACTGCTCGAGCTGGAGGACGTCCTCGACCGGGTCGAGGGCTTCGATCCCGAGCGCCTGGTGCATCGCTGGCGGCATCCCGATTCGCGCGTGGACGACCTGCAGCGCCAGGTTCAGGCCCAGGTCGAGCGGGGAATCGCGAACCGGGAGAGCCGGCGCGCGATCTTCGAATCGGTACGACAGGCCGCCGGGAGGTTCGGCGCGCGTTCGCGCGAGCCGGCCGGCGCGCGGCGCGCACGAGCCCCGGGGGCGCGGTCCGATCGGCGGGCGCCGGTGCCGTTCCTCACCGAACCCTGGTACTGCTGA